The sequence below is a genomic window from Ipomoea triloba cultivar NCNSP0323 chromosome 2, ASM357664v1.
AGGCAAAACATCCTTGTACTGAATACTGATGATTCTGCCTCATGttctttaatttgattggttTCTAAATTTGGGTTGTGATCTTTTTGTCTCAAAAGTCTGCAATGCAAAAGTTCACAACCATGATTGTAGATATGATGAAAACCGAAAGGCTGTATGCATCTCAGGGTGGTCCAATAATCTTATCCCAGGTAATTAGATGAACATTTTCCTTTGCTCAATGGCATTGTTTCACTTTGTTCAGCTATAAAGTTTGTATAGTAGCTTGcctttatactaaaaaaatatgtttaatttctctCGAAATTCAATGACAGATTGAGAACGAATATGGACCGATGGAATATGAATTGGGCGAACCAGGTAAAGCTTATGCGAAATGGGCGGCCAAAATGGCTGTGGATCTTGACATAGGTGTCCCGTGGGTCATGTGCAAGCAAGATGATGCCCCCGATCCAATTGTAAGTGTCACTATTGAATGTCTCGTTATTGTTCCGATTCTTGTTTGTTATGTAGCTTAGTTGCATTGCTGATGGAGTAGCTGTCCCCCATGGATGACCATGTGATTTTTCACATTTCTTTCAGCCCCTTTCACATGGCctgcaattatttttttagtcaaAACAAATCACAGACTAAAATGGCCTTTTTCACTTCAATGATTATCCTTCATCTGCAGATTGTCTGCAAAGAACAACAACTTATTCCTCCTTTCTAATCGAGATGTCATCTGTTTTTATCTCTGTTGTTTTACGTCGTTCTTTTGTATTAATTACTGCCGTCATCATTGTATCTTCTTATACTTGATTATTCATCCTCTGTAACTGGTAAGGCATCTGCTTTATCCCCAttttgaattatgaaattacTAATATCGTTTTCCTTTCGCTAATAAGTATACACTTTAACTGCCTGATGTGACTATTTTTCCCCCTCCCAGATTAATTCTTGCAATGGTTTTTACTGTGACTACTTTTCCCCGAATAAAGCCTATAAACCCAAGATGTGGACAGAAGCCTGGACTGCCTGGTAATTTGCATGCTTACTTTATGTAGTTGGTCTCTGGGGAAGATTTTGTGGCTGGCAAAGCGTATTTGATTGGTTTATTTTCATTAGCTATAACAATAATCTATTAACATAAGTTCTGGCAAGCGGGATTAATGAATTTTCCTTCTATCAGATGTCAAAGTCCATATTATAGCTAAGCGTTTTTGCAGGTTTACTGAATTTGGAGGTCCAGTTCCTTACCGTCCAGCTGAGGATATGGCTTATTCAGTTGCAAAGTTCATAATGAACGGGGGTGCTTTCGTCAATTATTACATGGTAATcgttgtgtgtgtgtggttttttttttgtgggttgCTAGTGAAAGTACACTTTCTGACTCAAATGGTTTTGTTTTGGCCAGTATCACGGGGGCACAAACTTTGGCAGGACATCTGGAGGTCCGTTTATTTCCACTAGCTATGACTACGACGCTCCTCTTGATGAATTTGGTAAGTACATACAACAATCCAAGATTTTATTGGTTTAAAATTGCAGACCTCGATTTTGAAATAAGAAAAGTATGTTAAGCTCAGAAGTTTCATGCCAAGAGGTCATTAACTGTCGAGGTAAACTGAAGAAAGTTTTTCCTTTGATGTCAAAGGTTTATTACGTCAACCTAAATGGGGTCATCTGAAAGATCTTCATCGAGCAATAAAGCTGTGTGAGCCAGCTTTAGTATCCGGAGATCCAACTATAACGTCGCTTGGACCCTATCAAGAGGTTTGGCTTGCTTAAAACTCTCTCGAAGCTACTTATTGTGCTCCCGAATAGGCAAACATCCTTAATCCTTATGTTTCATTTTCACTAGGCTCGTGTTTTCAAATCGAAGTCGGGAACTTGTGCTGCATTCCTTGCAAACCACGACCAACATTCGTTTGCTAAAGTGGCTTTCGGGGAAATGCATTATCACTTGCCCCCGTGGTCTATCAGCATCCTCCCGGACTGCAAGAACACCGTGTATAATACTGCAAGGGTGAGATAACGCAATAACGCAATAACGCCCCCTTTTATAGAATTTCTTAGGCGGTTTTGGACACACATCATCCTATGAAAAGGCTCTGACATCGAACTCGGTTTAATGTGAAGGTTGGTGCCCAAACCACACAAATGACGATGACATCTGTTGACCAAGGGTTCTCTTGGCAGTCGTATAATGAAGAGACACCGTCTTATGATGACAAGACATTTACAGTTGTTGGGTTGTTGGAGCAGATTAACACCACGAGAGATGCTTCTGATTATCTGTGGTACATGACAGAGTAAGTTCTGTTAAAAACTTGGAAATTCTTAATCCACTAACCCCGCTTCATTTCAATTTCGTTATCCCGATAAAATTTTCAATACCAGTGTCAGGATCAATCCAGGCGAAGGGTTCTTGAAATATGGAAATATGCCTTGGCTTACTGTCTTCTCTGCTGGTCACGCTTTACATGTTTTCATAAATGGTCAATTAGTAGGTACGAATTAATGCGTTATGCATAATTTTGTGACTTTATTTGGCGTGATGATGTAAGTTTTTCACTTTATTTACTTGTTCTCGTCAATGTTTTGGCCTGGCAGGATCGGCCTATGGAAGTTTAGAGAACCCGAAACTGACCTTCAGTCAAGGTGTAAATCTGCGGGCAGGTGTGAATAAAATTTCACTGTTGAGCATTGCTGTTGGCCTTCCGGTTCGTTCTTTCTCTGATATTTCTACTGTCCCGTTGGCTCTATGTGTATGGTTTTTACACTGCCATGGATGAATAAATGAAGTTCGTTTTTCTTACATCTTATTGTCCAGAATGTCGGTCCTCATTTTGAGACATGGAATGCTGGTGTTCTTGGCCCGGTTACGCTTAGTGGCCTCAATGAGGGAAGCAGAGATTTAACGTGGCAGAAATGGTCCTACAAGGTTGATTGATCTTCAGACTTAAGATACACATTGGAATTGAATTCTGATGGTTTATAATCGCTTTTTATTGACTAACCAGAGATCTTTTGTCAGATTGGCCTTGAAGGTGAAGCTCTGAATCTTCATTCACTTAGCGGGATCTCTTCGGTTGAGTGGGTTCAAGGTTCTTTTGTGTCTCAAAAACAACCTCTGACGTGGTATAAGGTATGCACCCGGCCTTTGCCCCTTCCATCACGTCATCTCCCTCCCTACTACACTAATATCTGCATCTCGTTAAATGAAACTAATCCAGTCGAGAACCTTAGCAATATGTTCGTTAGTTCTCTTGAGACAATGTTTTCTAGCCAGATTAGACTAAATTCAGTCGAGAACCTTAACAATATGTTCTAATGTTGTCTCATTAGTTCTCTTGAGACAACATTTTCTAGCCAGATTAGACTAATTCAGTCGAGAACCTTAGCAATATGTTCTTTAGTTCTCTTGAGACGACGTTTTCTAGCCAGATTAGACTAATTCAGTCGAGAACCTTAGCAATATGTTCTTTAGTTCTCTTGAGACAACGTTTTCTAGCCAGATTAGACTAATTATTCAGTCGAGAACCTTAGCAATATGTTCTTGAGACGACGTTTTTGGTGTTGTCCAGACCACATTTGATGCTCCGGAAGGAGATGAGCCCTTGGCTTTGGACATGAGCACGATGAGCAAAGGCCAAGTATGGATAAATGGCAACAGCATTGGACGCCATTGGCCTGGAAACAAAGCACCCAACGATGGCTGCAGTTTCTGCAACTATGCAGGTTGGTTCGACGAGAGAAAGTGCCTAAGCAACTGTGGAGAGGCTTCACAGAGATGGTGAGATAGATGGATACCATTCTCTATCCATCAAACGTGTTTTTTAGTGTTtcttttcaactaaaagtttaaactgacTTAACCACCACCGAACTTTGAAGGTACCATGTTCCCCGGTCCTGGCTACGCCCAACAGGCAATCTGCTCGTGATTTTCGAGGAATGGGGAGGAAATCCCTATGGAATCTCGTTGCTAAAACGAGAAACAGCGAGTGTGTGTGCGCAGATGTTTGAATGGCAGCCCCAGTTGATGAACTGGGAGATGCAAGCTTCAGGCAAAGCAAAAAAACCGCTGAGACCCAAAGTCCACTTGTCCTGCGGCCATGGTGGAAAGAATATCAGTGCCATCAAATTTGCAAGCTTTGGAACCCCAGAAGGTATATGCGGCGACTTCCAACAGGGAAGCTGCCATGCCTTTCACTCATTCGACATTTTTGAAAAGGTACCATTTCATGACCTTATCGGGTTAATATCATCTGGTCTGTCCCAACTAAAAGTTAAATCAAGAAGAATCATTTCTCATtatgtctcaactaaaaatcaagcagataaatatttttttctttgggtGACAAAAAACCCACACTTTATGGCCCTAACTGGCGAAAGATCACAAGAAAATAATCAGTCTAAATTGAACCTGCCTCGTTACTCTAGCCTGCAAAAGACAATCCCGCATTGTAACTCTAACAGGCAGAGAACCATAAGCTTGTCTGTATTTGACTAGTTTAAATCAGCATTGTAACTCTAACAGGCAGAGAACCATAAGCTTGTCTGTATTTGACTAGTTTAAATCAGAAAAGTCAATAGACCGAGCTTGTCTGTATTTGACGGACGGGTTTAAATCAAGAAAGTTAAACGTTTGTCTGTCTCTAACTAAGAGTGAGAGGTGTTTTGTGTTGCAGTATTGTGTGGGGTGGAATTCATGCACAGTGCCTGTAACACCAGAAGCATTTGGAGGGGATCCATGTCCGAATGTGATGAAGAAAGTGGCTGTTGAGGTTATCTGCAGTTGATGGGTCCTAAGATCATCCTAGGAAAGGGACACTCATCCCCTGACATAATTTTACACTGTACCATGATGTTCCATTTTTTGAAGAAGCAAGAAGACACTTCTTCCTCCATAGTTATACACCACCATTTGTGTTAATCAATGTATATACAAACAAAGCAGACGCATAATTTGGTTAGAGAGGCAACTCCAGCCAAATTAATCAGACCATTccattaatttaaaattcataaaattataaattataaatgttgaaaaatcataaaattataaattataaatgttgAAAATAAAGTACGCATATTATAATCTTGAAATTATCTGCACTATTCCGATTCAACCACTGCTtgaaaatgcatacatacataacTATATAAGCTCAAAGCAGCAATCTTATATTCTCGATCAGCTTAATCGTCTTATTTAGGAGGGGGTCGGAATGGTGATATATggtgttatatatattaaacatcGGTGACAAGGCGGAGATAATCCTTCCCGGAGGGGAGATCGACGGTGTTGAACCCCTGCGGGAACTGCTTCTTGGCCTCGTCGGTTGAGACGCTGGGAGAGATAACCACCGCCTCCCCCTGCTTCCAGTTCACCGGCGTCGCAATCTTGTGCTTCGCCGCAAGTTTCAGCGAGTCCAATACCCTTATCACCTCATCCATGTTCCGGCCAGTGCTCGCCGGATACAGAAAGCTCAGCTTAatctacaaattaaattaaacagtACAAACCGTGAAAATTATATTGTCACCGATCATTGGGGTAGggatactaaaaaaaatatatttgtctcattttataaGTCCTACGACAGAGGTTAAagctaactttttttttcacaatttatCTGTCAGGTTTACTAATAGGGTCAAACCTGACTCTATCTTAATTGAATCAAGACACATTTTATAGACAGTgtagtaattaaattaaattaaaccttcTTGTCGGCGGCGACGATGTGGAGAGCGCGGGAAGGAACGTTGTTGCCGGCGGAGTCCTTCTCGTCGGGATCAACCATGTTGAGAAGCTTAATGAGTTTCCTGTCGGGATCAGCGATGATGGGGTATCCAACCTTGTGGCCTTTGTTGTAAGCTTCAATGTCCTTGATCCACGCCTTGTGAGACTCCACGTCGTCGCAGGACAAACCGAGCAGCTTCACTCCACGCTCGGAGAACTTGTCGGCGTATGCCGCCATCATCCCTAGCTCCGTCGTGCACACCGGAGTAAAATCACCTGAACCATACAGATCAGTTCAGTCcccggaaaatcaagaaaacagaaaaataaatgaaataactCAGAAAAGTTGGTAAACTAGTGTCTAGGTAACTACAAAATTATAAGTAGTTGTACTCTATAATCTTCTACTCCTAACTAGGAAAGTTTATTAATCTTTTTTAGTTTAAGGTATGTACCTTTTGTGATCAATTACTAATTTGGATCACTATCTCATCTCATGCAGAATAGTAACTGTGGATTTTccagtaatttttatataaaaaaaaatagaaaagcaaGAAATTAAAAGCCATGCAGATATTAGAAGATTGATGAATACCCGGATGGGAGAAGAGGACAACGAAGGTGTCAATGTAGTCGTGGAGCTTGAAGCTTCCATGGGTGGTTTCAACTTCAAGATTGGGGATCTCGTCGCCAATGGTAAGGCCCGGCATCTTTCAACAGACAAAGATAATCAAACTAGCTTAGCTACTATGAACTGTGGTTGTACGAGGTAATGTTGGTGGGAGTTGGGGGGTTATATATAGGGCGGGGAGAGATAGATGGAGAGTAACGGTTGTAGTAATGGAAAAGGTAATTAAGTGCATGCATGAAGGGAACGTGTCAGTGAGGTGTGTTCAGATGTGGCTAATGGCGTTTGGCACATGCCCTGCATGCGGCGCCCGGTTGCGTCACCCGCTTCCACGTATTCGCGTGTGCTCAACCACCCTAGCTTCTTCAATTCTTTCGGCTACACTACTCACTAGacgtgtatgtatgtgtgtgaacGCGATCTCCAATCCTGCATTCAATGTAATATTATCTTTACAAGGCTAATTAACTTTGAAAGCCGTTTTATATATgcaatttattgttttaatattaaattgcaTATCGTTTTAATTAGGACTAGGGGCATACGATTAGGTAATGTTTTGTATAGACAACAAACATCCCATTTTCTATAtctatttttccattttttaaaaCGATTTTTCACTAtagtttttaattgaaaaataaagttGTACACAACCACTTGAAATGAAATGAGACCTGCGTTATACTACATTACAGCACAGTAAAATCATCCATAAAAATATCTGTATATCGCCTTGAGCTATTACACTATCACTGTGATAGAAGAGACAACACTCATGCAATATGAACCTATACACTACAACTTGAAATGAAAGACAGCTAAACTTTCTCTAATTCTCAGCTTCATCACTAATCACTGCAATAGTAACAAGCCGTTGAGCTTTTTTCTCACCATCAGGCATCAGTCGATCTTCACGGAGCTGTAGATTTTCCTGACAAACCATAAGCAAGTGTAGAAGCCAATTGTTCCGGTTAATGCAAAGAAGGCATATGATGCAATCAACATATAACCGAAATATAAAATGCCAGAGACAAGCTTAGTGATTTCCAGTTTGGTGAAGAAGTAGAAAATGGAGTAGAGGAAAAGGTAGAGAGCTGAAGAACCGGCGGTGAGATAGGCCCTCCACCACCAATTGTAGTCCTCGCTGCACAATTGGAAGTAGCAGAGCACCACGGATATCTCTGCGCATGTGATCAGTAGGATGAGGAAGACTATGAAAAGGAAGCCGAATATGTAGTAGAATTGGTTAAGCCATATGGAAGTCAAGATGAAGAACAGCTCAATGAAAACAGCTCCAAAAGGAAGGATGCCACCAATAAGTATTGAAAAGGCCGGCTTCATGTACCATGTTTGCTCGGGTATTTGCCTTGGTATCTTGTTTGTCTTTACTGGATCTTCAATGGCTGGTTTTTTGAAACCCAAATAGCTACCCACAAACACTAATGGCACTGAAATCCCAAACCATAAGCAAACAAGCGCAAACATGGTTCCAAATGGAACAGCTCCAGAAGATTGCTCCCCCCAGATCAGAGCATTAAGTACAAAGAATACTGCAAAAAGAATTCCAGGGAACATGAAAGCAGTTTTCAAGGTAATCCTCTTCCACTCTGTACCCCTAAACATTTTGTATAGACGTGATGAGGAATAGCCTGCAAATATGCCCATGAAGACCCATAATAGAACCATGGCTGTCATAAGCCCACCTCGGTTGGAAGGTGAAAGGAAACCCAACAATGCGAAGATCATTGTCACAAGGGTCATTGCAAATATTTGAACACCGGTTCCAACATAAACACATAGTAATCCAGGATTCATAGGAGGCCTGAACACATCTCCATGAACAAGCTTCCATCCTGTTTCCTCCTGTGCCTCATCTTGGGTTTCCAACTGATTATAGTTTGCAATATCTTTGTAGAGGGTTCTCAGCATAATCATGGCAACCATACCAGAAAGGAAGAGGACAATCATTAGGGAATTAATAATGGAAAACCAGTGAATTTGATCATCATTCATAAGAAGGTAAGTATCCCAACGAGAAGCCCATTTAATCTCACTTTCCTGGGGTGAAAAAAGGCAGTGCAGGTGAGACATGAAGATACAATAAACAATCTTTCAAAGGAAGAAGCACAACGGTTCATATGAAAATACCTTGAAAGACACATCATAAGTGAAAACAACCTCCTTATTTGTGTCTACTTCTTGGGGAACTGTAGTACCCtgcaaaatatttttggtaTTCTGGTTGCATGTTGTCACCTGGGGGTTCTTCTCATTCCAATCCTTGTACTCGTGATTAATGCTGTCCACAGAACCAAGCTCAGTCAGGAGAGATCAGAAGAACATTTAACATAGTTTAAGGGGTATTATTGTGTTAGTTtagtatttctttttcttgatt
It includes:
- the LOC116010198 gene encoding 1-Cys peroxiredoxin A, producing the protein MPGLTIGDEIPNLEVETTHGSFKLHDYIDTFVVLFSHPGDFTPVCTTELGMMAAYADKFSERGVKLLGLSCDDVESHKAWIKDIEAYNKGHKVGYPIIADPDRKLIKLLNMVDPDEKDSAGNNVPSRALHIVAADKKIKLSFLYPASTGRNMDEVIRVLDSLKLAAKHKIATPVNWKQGEAVVISPSVSTDEAKKQFPQGFNTVDLPSGKDYLRLVTDV
- the LOC116010197 gene encoding beta-galactosidase-like, with product MGLKLVMWNVLVIGVVLLGTWISSGNASVSYDKNAFIVNGHRKILISGSIHYPRSTPEMWPDLLQKAKEGGLDVIQTYIFWNGHEPQPGKYYFEDRYDVVKFIKLAQEAGLYVHLRIGPYACGEWNFGGFPVWLKFVPGISFRTDNEPFKSAMQKFTTMIVDMMKTERLYASQGGPIILSQIENEYGPMEYELGEPGKAYAKWAAKMAVDLDIGVPWVMCKQDDAPDPIINSCNGFYCDYFSPNKAYKPKMWTEAWTAWFTEFGGPVPYRPAEDMAYSVAKFIMNGGAFVNYYMYHGGTNFGRTSGGPFISTSYDYDAPLDEFGLLRQPKWGHLKDLHRAIKLCEPALVSGDPTITSLGPYQEARVFKSKSGTCAAFLANHDQHSFAKVAFGEMHYHLPPWSISILPDCKNTVYNTARVGAQTTQMTMTSVDQGFSWQSYNEETPSYDDKTFTVVGLLEQINTTRDASDYLWYMTDVRINPGEGFLKYGNMPWLTVFSAGHALHVFINGQLVGSAYGSLENPKLTFSQGVNLRAGVNKISLLSIAVGLPNVGPHFETWNAGVLGPVTLSGLNEGSRDLTWQKWSYKIGLEGEALNLHSLSGISSVEWVQGSFVSQKQPLTWYKTTFDAPEGDEPLALDMSTMSKGQVWINGNSIGRHWPGNKAPNDGCSFCNYAGWFDERKCLSNCGEASQRWYHVPRSWLRPTGNLLVIFEEWGGNPYGISLLKRETASVCAQMFEWQPQLMNWEMQASGKAKKPLRPKVHLSCGHGGKNISAIKFASFGTPEGICGDFQQGSCHAFHSFDIFEKYCVGWNSCTVPVTPEAFGGDPCPNVMKKVAVEVICS
- the LOC116010436 gene encoding transmembrane 9 superfamily member 7, with protein sequence MERFEMGRRVSGRVNTISIVSLLFFLVSSAQSFYLPGVAPRDFQTGNPLAVKVNKLSSTKTQLPYDYYFLKYCKPTKIMNNAENLGEVLRGDRIENSVYTFNMRQELPCKVACRVKLDAEAAKNFKEKIDDEYRVNMILDNLPVAVIRQKRDGTQSTIHEHGFRVGFKGNYAGSKEEKYFINNHLSFRVMYHKDTETDTARIVGFEVTPNSINHEYKDWNEKNPQVTTCNQNTKNILQGTTVPQEVDTNKEVVFTYDVSFKESEIKWASRWDTYLLMNDDQIHWFSIINSLMIVLFLSGMVAMIMLRTLYKDIANYNQLETQDEAQEETGWKLVHGDVFRPPMNPGLLCVYVGTGVQIFAMTLVTMIFALLGFLSPSNRGGLMTAMVLLWVFMGIFAGYSSSRLYKMFRGTEWKRITLKTAFMFPGILFAVFFVLNALIWGEQSSGAVPFGTMFALVCLWFGISVPLVFVGSYLGFKKPAIEDPVKTNKIPRQIPEQTWYMKPAFSILIGGILPFGAVFIELFFILTSIWLNQFYYIFGFLFIVFLILLITCAEISVVLCYFQLCSEDYNWWWRAYLTAGSSALYLFLYSIFYFFTKLEITKLVSGILYFGYMLIASYAFFALTGTIGFYTCLWFVRKIYSSVKID